A stretch of the Streptomyces sp. WMMB303 genome encodes the following:
- a CDS encoding DUF58 domain-containing protein — protein sequence MAYGAVPGAPTASGPAPGAAASGDGSGPEERSGSLRHAFGGLTTRGRSFLAAGLAAVLCAYLLGQDELLRVGVLLGVLPLVCVLVLHRTRHRVAGYRRLSPSRVPARSEARVHLRVDNVSRLPTGLLMLQDRVPYVLGPRPRFVLDRVEPGGRREVSYRVRSDLRGRYPLGPLQLRLTDPFGMCELTRSFSTWDTLTVVPPVEALPPTRSAGRTGGYGEGRQRALALAGDDDVIPRGYRHGDDLRRVHWRSTARYGELMVRREEQPQQARCTVLLDTRRAGYPGSGPDSPFEWAVAGAASVCVHLLERGCSVRLLTDTGAAAPGPENGGFLAENPDTAGLLLDTLAIVEHSNEQGLAGAYEALRGGDAGQPGLLIAFLGALDEEQALTVGRLRQRSDRAVAFLAAPASRPQDGTGQAAGGAAGPPGTPAEPPGSRAALRVLHEAGWTALTGGPGTPLAALWQEAEHASAKGAER from the coding sequence ATGGCCTACGGAGCGGTCCCGGGCGCCCCGACCGCCTCCGGCCCGGCCCCCGGCGCGGCGGCGTCCGGTGACGGTTCCGGCCCGGAGGAGCGGAGCGGCTCGCTGCGCCACGCGTTCGGCGGTCTGACCACCCGCGGCCGCTCCTTCCTGGCGGCCGGGCTGGCGGCGGTGCTGTGCGCGTATCTGCTGGGCCAGGACGAACTGCTGCGGGTGGGGGTGCTGCTGGGGGTGCTGCCGCTGGTGTGTGTGCTGGTACTGCACCGCACCCGCCACCGCGTGGCGGGCTACCGCAGGCTGTCGCCCTCGCGGGTACCGGCGCGCTCGGAGGCCCGTGTGCACCTGCGGGTGGACAACGTCTCCCGGCTGCCGACCGGACTGCTGATGCTGCAGGACCGGGTCCCCTACGTCCTGGGACCGCGGCCCCGGTTCGTGCTGGACCGGGTGGAGCCGGGCGGTCGCCGCGAGGTCTCCTACCGGGTCCGCTCCGACCTGCGCGGACGCTATCCGCTGGGCCCGCTCCAACTGCGGCTGACGGACCCGTTCGGGATGTGCGAGCTGACGCGCTCGTTCAGCACCTGGGACACCCTCACCGTCGTACCGCCGGTCGAGGCGCTGCCGCCGACCCGGTCGGCCGGGCGGACCGGCGGCTACGGGGAGGGCCGGCAGCGCGCGCTCGCCCTGGCCGGGGACGACGACGTGATCCCGCGCGGCTACCGGCACGGCGACGACCTGCGCCGGGTGCACTGGCGTTCGACCGCTCGCTACGGCGAACTGATGGTGCGCCGCGAGGAGCAGCCGCAGCAGGCCCGCTGCACCGTCCTGCTGGACACCCGCCGGGCCGGCTACCCCGGCTCGGGGCCCGACTCCCCGTTCGAGTGGGCGGTCGCGGGCGCCGCGTCGGTGTGCGTGCACCTGCTGGAGCGCGGCTGCTCGGTACGGCTGCTGACCGACACCGGAGCCGCCGCACCCGGGCCGGAGAACGGCGGATTCCTCGCGGAGAACCCGGACACGGCCGGACTGCTGCTCGACACCCTCGCCATCGTCGAGCACTCGAACGAACAGGGGCTGGCCGGGGCCTATGAGGCGCTGCGCGGCGGGGACGCCGGGCAGCCGGGGCTGCTGATCGCGTTCCTGGGAGCACTGGACGAGGAACAGGCACTCACCGTCGGCCGGCTGCGGCAGCGCTCGGACCGCGCGGTGGCCTTTCTCGCCGCCCCCGCGTCCCGCCCGCAAGACGGCACCGGGCAGGCGGCAGGGGGCGCCGCCGGGCCGCCCGGGACCCCCGCCGAGCCACCCGGATCCCGCGCCGCGCTCCGCGTCCTGCACGAGGCCGGGTGGACCGCGCTGACCGGCGGACCCGGAACGCCGCTGGCCGCACTGTGGCAGGAAGCCGAACACGCGAGCGCGAAGGGAGCCGAACGGTGA